From a single Fusobacterium ulcerans ATCC 49185 genomic region:
- a CDS encoding NCS1 family nucleobase:cation symporter-1 yields MGKFQQETNGLYDLTIEGISKIKKYENNFTESTRQISSKERDWNAWSMGSLWIGMMVSIAVYMIASGLIVSGMSWKQALLTIVLGHTLVMIPAVTIGHFGTKFGLTFPMMSKLIFGIKGTCVPTFVRAILGCFWFGVQSWIGGQAVNTIISVIVPSWVKFGFTGLFISFLIFWAMNLYIAASGSKAVKALEVYAAPVLIALSFAVIIWALYVANWSLTTLLTQPAVQGNGTNFWIMFFPALSSMIAFDGGIALSMPDFTRHCETQKSQYFGQLLGAPIMTAFIAFVGICGTSGSYIAFGEALWEPAVLVSRFSNPFIVIFFSIFIILATLTTNVAANLIPPSVVFATLFSKKLTYKHAVILAAALALLAQPWKALADANNLIYSVCGILGALLGPISGLYIVAYWFEHKTKVNLIDIYREDGGKYYYSNGWNIGAIVIFVLSTIIVIAGKYISALKFVFDNSYVIGILGSGLVYYIYLKVIKRDKFMERENEDE; encoded by the coding sequence ATGGGTAAATTTCAACAAGAGACAAATGGATTATATGATTTAACAATAGAAGGAATTTCAAAAATTAAAAAATATGAAAATAATTTTACAGAATCAACAAGACAAATTTCATCAAAAGAGAGAGATTGGAATGCTTGGAGTATGGGGAGCTTATGGATTGGAATGATGGTTTCAATAGCAGTATATATGATTGCTAGTGGACTTATAGTATCAGGAATGAGTTGGAAGCAAGCTTTACTTACAATAGTATTAGGGCATACTTTGGTAATGATACCAGCAGTAACAATAGGACATTTTGGAACGAAATTTGGGTTGACATTTCCAATGATGTCTAAGTTAATTTTTGGAATAAAGGGAACTTGCGTTCCAACTTTTGTAAGAGCTATTTTAGGGTGTTTCTGGTTTGGAGTTCAATCTTGGATAGGTGGACAAGCTGTAAATACAATAATATCAGTAATAGTTCCTTCTTGGGTAAAATTTGGATTTACAGGTCTATTTATATCATTTCTAATTTTTTGGGCAATGAATCTTTATATAGCTGCTTCTGGTTCAAAAGCAGTCAAAGCTCTTGAAGTATATGCAGCACCAGTTCTTATAGCATTGAGTTTTGCAGTTATTATTTGGGCTTTATATGTAGCAAATTGGAGCTTAACAACATTGTTAACACAACCAGCAGTACAAGGAAATGGAACTAATTTCTGGATTATGTTTTTTCCAGCTTTATCTTCAATGATTGCTTTTGATGGTGGAATAGCTTTAAGTATGCCAGATTTTACAAGACACTGTGAAACTCAAAAATCTCAATATTTTGGACAATTACTTGGTGCACCTATCATGACAGCATTTATTGCATTTGTTGGAATTTGTGGAACATCAGGTTCTTATATAGCGTTTGGGGAAGCTTTATGGGAACCAGCTGTATTAGTGAGTAGATTTAGTAATCCTTTTATAGTAATATTTTTCTCAATATTTATAATTTTAGCAACTTTAACAACAAACGTTGCAGCTAATTTAATACCACCTTCAGTAGTATTTGCAACTTTATTTTCTAAAAAATTAACCTATAAACATGCGGTGATTTTAGCAGCAGCACTTGCTTTATTAGCTCAACCTTGGAAAGCCCTCGCAGATGCAAATAATCTCATCTATTCAGTATGTGGAATATTAGGTGCTCTCTTAGGACCAATTTCAGGATTATATATTGTTGCATACTGGTTTGAACATAAAACGAAAGTTAATTTAATAGATATTTATAGAGAGGATGGAGGAAAATATTACTATTCGAATGGATGGAATATAGGAGCTATAGTTATTTTTGTACTTTCAACAATAATTGTAATAGCGGGTAAGTATATTTCAGCATTAAAATTTGTATTTGATAATTCATATGTTATTGGAATTTTGGGATCAGGATTAGTGTACTATATTTATTTAAAAGTTATAAAAAGAGATAAATTTATGGAAAGAGAGAATGAAGATGAATAA
- a CDS encoding aspartate/glutamate racemase family protein: MNKRLLIINPNTSAEMTKDIEITINKYKSKDIEVMVKKPDFGPQSLESFYDYALAAFGCIRMLEKEKNNYDGVLIACFGDPGLYAIKEMLDYPVIGIAESSIAMANLMGQKFGLLVALDKAVALMTDMVGQYGVKERCAAIEPLNMSVLDVEKNKKESIARLIEVGKIAINKGAEVLILGCAGMTGIKEEIEKGLNVTVIDPVECGYKVLEMMVKGEFKISKKALYMTPPKKSIERPELLFN, translated from the coding sequence ATGAATAAAAGATTACTTATAATTAATCCAAATACTTCTGCTGAAATGACAAAAGATATAGAAATAACAATAAATAAATACAAAAGCAAAGATATAGAAGTGATGGTAAAAAAGCCTGATTTTGGACCACAGTCATTGGAATCTTTTTATGATTATGCATTGGCAGCCTTTGGATGTATAAGAATGCTTGAAAAAGAAAAAAATAATTATGATGGAGTATTAATTGCTTGTTTTGGAGATCCTGGGCTTTATGCAATAAAAGAAATGCTTGATTATCCTGTGATAGGTATTGCTGAGTCATCAATTGCAATGGCTAACTTAATGGGACAAAAGTTTGGATTACTCGTTGCTTTGGATAAAGCAGTAGCTTTGATGACAGATATGGTAGGTCAATATGGGGTGAAAGAAAGATGTGCAGCAATAGAACCTTTAAATATGAGTGTTTTAGATGTAGAAAAAAATAAAAAAGAAAGTATAGCGAGACTGATAGAGGTAGGAAAAATAGCTATTAATAAAGGTGCTGAGGTATTGATTCTAGGATGTGCTGGAATGACTGGAATAAAAGAAGAAATAGAAAAAGGATTAAATGTCACTGTAATAGATCCTGTTGAATGTGGATATAAAGTTCTTGAAATGATGGTAAAAGGAGAATTTAAAATATCTAAAAAAGCTTTATATATGACTCCACCTAAAAAAAGTATAGAAAGACCAGAACTATTATTTAATTAA
- the hydA gene encoding dihydropyrimidinase, giving the protein MKYDLIIKNGKIVSSEATVKCDVAIIGEKIAAIGKFDENEAERVLDVNGKYVMPGVIEAHMHCQAPFQGCLGANTFFEQSVSAAFGGVTMFMDFANMNKGDSPYKQALARAKEMQESAIDFSVHGKFVESTEEAIDDIEKMANSGIPTFKMFMTYKKEGVMSDDETMLKVFERAKKVNGLPMVHCESNAIAETNIEKCKAANDMSWVNFAKCKPVLCEAEAFDRAVNFAEYIGNALLVVHTTNEKALNTARRAHEQGLPIYVETGPHYLTLFEDLYKKENGHLAICSPPLRTPKEAEALWKGLQDGTILLTGSDDCTFDLDEKSMFLEKNEDGTWKQDFTKVVNGLSGIEIRLPILLSEGVNKGKLSINNVCALTSTNIAKIYGCFPQKGIIASGSDADIVIVDMEKEVTLNKDVLHNNISYCLHEGMKIKGYPVMTIAKGKIIVENGEFKGKKGDGCFIKREISKQYLEKYGLN; this is encoded by the coding sequence ATGAAATATGATCTAATTATTAAAAATGGGAAAATAGTATCATCAGAAGCAACAGTAAAATGTGATGTTGCTATTATTGGAGAAAAAATAGCAGCTATTGGAAAATTTGATGAGAATGAAGCAGAAAGGGTTCTTGATGTAAATGGAAAATATGTTATGCCAGGGGTTATAGAGGCACATATGCATTGTCAAGCGCCATTTCAAGGATGTTTAGGCGCTAATACTTTTTTTGAGCAAAGTGTTAGTGCAGCTTTTGGTGGGGTTACTATGTTTATGGATTTTGCTAATATGAACAAAGGAGATTCTCCTTATAAACAAGCACTTGCAAGGGCAAAAGAAATGCAAGAGTCTGCTATTGACTTTAGTGTTCATGGAAAGTTTGTTGAATCAACTGAAGAAGCAATAGATGATATTGAAAAAATGGCCAATTCAGGGATACCTACTTTTAAAATGTTTATGACATATAAAAAAGAAGGTGTCATGAGTGATGATGAAACTATGCTTAAAGTTTTCGAACGTGCTAAAAAAGTCAATGGATTACCTATGGTACATTGTGAAAGCAATGCAATAGCAGAAACTAATATTGAAAAATGTAAAGCAGCAAATGATATGAGTTGGGTAAACTTTGCTAAATGTAAACCTGTTTTATGTGAAGCTGAAGCGTTTGATAGAGCAGTTAATTTTGCAGAATACATAGGAAATGCTTTGTTGGTAGTACATACTACTAATGAAAAAGCGCTTAATACTGCAAGAAGAGCACATGAACAAGGGTTACCAATTTATGTAGAAACTGGTCCACATTATTTAACATTATTTGAAGATTTGTATAAAAAAGAAAATGGTCATTTGGCTATATGTTCACCTCCACTAAGAACTCCCAAAGAAGCAGAAGCTCTTTGGAAAGGATTGCAAGATGGAACAATTTTATTAACAGGGTCTGATGATTGTACATTTGATCTAGATGAAAAATCAATGTTTTTAGAAAAAAACGAAGATGGAACTTGGAAACAAGATTTCACTAAAGTAGTAAATGGGCTATCTGGTATTGAGATAAGGCTTCCAATTCTTCTTTCTGAAGGTGTTAATAAAGGAAAATTAAGCATTAATAATGTATGTGCATTAACAAGTACAAATATAGCAAAGATTTATGGATGTTTTCCACAAAAAGGAATTATAGCTTCAGGATCTGATGCAGATATAGTTATTGTAGATATGGAAAAAGAAGTAACTCTTAATAAAGATGTACTTCATAATAATATAAGCTATTGTTTACATGAGGGAATGAAAATTAAGGGTTATCCTGTAATGACAATAGCAAAAGGGAAAATTATAGTTGAAAATGGTGAATTTAAAGGGAAAAAAGGGGATGGATGTTTTATTAAGAGAGAAATCTCTAAACAATATCTAGAAAAATATGGTTTAAATTAA
- a CDS encoding L-fuculose-phosphate aldolase codes for MLLEKERKEVMEYGRRMIKEGLTKGTGGNISVVNREKNLMAITPSGIDYLEIIPEDIVVIDVQTGKIVDGNKVPSSEADMHRIFYKYRNDINAMVHTHSKYAAGYSCINQKLPAIHYLLAVAGTDVPCAEYATYGTVRLAKNAFKAMEGTKAVLLSNHGMLAGGANLSEAYNIAENVEFCCELYFIAKTVGDPKILSEKEMQNMIERFKDYGKKSEEHEEI; via the coding sequence ATGTTATTAGAAAAAGAAAGAAAAGAAGTAATGGAATATGGCAGACGAATGATAAAAGAAGGTCTTACCAAAGGAACTGGTGGGAATATAAGTGTAGTTAATAGAGAAAAAAATCTTATGGCAATTACTCCAAGTGGAATTGATTATCTTGAAATAATTCCAGAAGATATTGTAGTAATAGATGTACAGACTGGAAAAATAGTAGATGGAAATAAAGTTCCTTCAAGTGAAGCAGATATGCACAGAATATTCTATAAATATAGAAATGATATAAATGCAATGGTACATACCCATTCAAAATATGCAGCAGGTTATTCATGTATCAATCAAAAACTACCAGCAATACATTACCTGTTGGCAGTAGCAGGAACTGATGTGCCCTGTGCAGAATACGCAACTTATGGAACTGTGAGATTAGCTAAAAATGCTTTTAAAGCAATGGAGGGTACAAAAGCAGTACTTCTCAGCAATCATGGAATGCTGGCAGGAGGGGCCAACCTGTCAGAAGCCTATAATATAGCTGAAAATGTAGAGTTTTGCTGTGAATTGTATTTTATAGCAAAAACTGTAGGAGATCCAAAAATTCTTTCAGAAAAAGAGATGCAGAATATGATAGAAAGATTTAAAGATTATGGAAAAAAATCAGAAGAACATGAAGAAATCTAG
- a CDS encoding N-acyl-D-amino-acid deacylase family protein, whose product MKILIKNGIIVDGSRERRYKADVLINGDKIEKIGTIDNIEGAEVIDVAGKIVAPGFIDTHSHSDLKVLIEPFIEPKLRQGITTEILGQDGISMAPLPKEFVSSWRKNLAGLDGDSDLLAWDWETTDKYLDLIAKTGSGPNEMYLVPHGNIRMEAMGLEARVATDEELAKMRDITRREMEAGAAGLSTGLIYIPCAYSDTRELVEICKVAAEYDRPLVIHQRSEADTMIESMNEVITIARESGVKIHFSHFKICGKKNWHLIKDIIALLDKCKEEGIKISYDQYPYVAGSTMLGVIIPPWAHAGGTDKLVERLGNKVDREKMKHDIINGIPGWDNFIDFAGFEGIYVTSVKTKANEDCIGKNLIEIAELRGKDKFDAVFDLLKEEENAVGMYDYYGKDEHVVTFMTREESNICTDGLLGGKPHPRVYGAFPRVIGKFVREMKAMTLEEAVYKMTNKPAKTFKIDNRGLLKEGYFADVVIFDENTTIDKGTFVDPIQFPEGISHVMVNGELVINNYKKNEVLPGRVIRIKK is encoded by the coding sequence ATGAAAATTCTAATTAAAAATGGAATTATTGTAGATGGAAGTAGAGAGAGAAGATATAAGGCAGATGTCCTTATAAATGGAGATAAAATAGAAAAAATAGGAACAATAGATAATATAGAGGGAGCGGAAGTTATAGATGTTGCTGGCAAAATTGTAGCCCCTGGATTTATAGATACTCACAGCCACTCAGACTTAAAAGTATTAATAGAACCATTTATCGAACCTAAACTTCGTCAAGGAATAACTACAGAGATACTAGGTCAAGACGGAATCTCAATGGCTCCTCTTCCAAAAGAATTTGTAAGCTCTTGGAGAAAAAATCTAGCTGGGCTAGATGGTGACAGTGATCTTCTAGCTTGGGACTGGGAAACAACTGATAAATATCTTGATCTTATAGCAAAAACTGGATCAGGACCTAATGAAATGTACTTAGTTCCTCATGGAAATATCAGAATGGAAGCTATGGGACTTGAAGCAAGAGTGGCAACTGATGAAGAATTAGCTAAAATGAGAGATATTACTAGAAGAGAGATGGAGGCTGGTGCAGCTGGACTTTCAACAGGACTTATATATATACCTTGTGCTTACTCAGATACTAGAGAATTAGTAGAAATCTGTAAAGTGGCAGCAGAATATGACAGACCTCTAGTTATACATCAAAGAAGTGAAGCAGATACAATGATTGAATCTATGAATGAAGTTATAACTATAGCTAGAGAAAGCGGAGTAAAAATTCACTTTTCTCACTTTAAAATCTGTGGTAAAAAGAACTGGCATCTAATAAAAGATATCATTGCTCTTCTTGATAAATGTAAAGAAGAAGGAATTAAAATATCTTATGACCAGTATCCATATGTTGCTGGAAGTACAATGCTGGGAGTTATTATTCCGCCTTGGGCGCATGCAGGAGGAACTGATAAACTTGTAGAGAGATTAGGAAACAAAGTTGACAGAGAAAAAATGAAGCATGATATAATCAATGGAATTCCAGGTTGGGATAACTTTATAGATTTTGCTGGGTTCGAGGGTATATATGTAACTTCAGTAAAAACAAAAGCTAATGAAGACTGTATAGGAAAAAATCTTATAGAAATAGCTGAATTAAGAGGAAAAGACAAATTTGATGCAGTATTTGATTTATTAAAAGAAGAAGAAAATGCTGTTGGAATGTATGACTACTATGGAAAAGATGAACATGTAGTTACTTTCATGACAAGAGAAGAAAGCAATATATGTACAGATGGACTTTTAGGAGGAAAACCACATCCTAGAGTATATGGAGCTTTCCCAAGAGTTATAGGAAAATTTGTAAGAGAAATGAAGGCTATGACATTGGAAGAAGCAGTTTATAAAATGACTAATAAACCTGCTAAGACATTTAAAATAGATAATAGAGGACTATTAAAAGAAGGATACTTTGCAGATGTAGTTATATTTGATGAAAATACAACTATTGATAAAGGGACTTTTGTTGATCCTATTCAATTCCCAGAAGGGATAAGTCATGTAATGGTAAATGGAGAACTTGTAATTAACAATTATAAGAAAAATGAAGTATTGCCAGGAAGAGTTATCAGAATTAAAAAATAG
- a CDS encoding iron-containing alcohol dehydrogenase has translation MENFNFKNSTRLIFGKGTHEEAGKYIKNYSKKILLHYEGDGSLIKKLGIYDKVVKSLEDNGIEYVVFGGVVPNPRLSLVYEGIEICRKNNIDFILAVGGGSVIDSAKAISLGAVYEGDVWDFFTGKSQPEASLNVGVVLTIPGSGSEMSESSIISDEKTSMKCVCDTEKNFPVFSILDPQVCFTIPPYLMGCGITDIMSHLMERYFSQTSDTQLSDALLEAAMKIVVEFGPKVIKEPRNYNNCAQIMWAATIAHNGMIAAGRAADWASHRIEHEISAIYDITHGAGMAIVFPAWMEYVKDENIERFSEFAIKVFGMKADEDKEKTALRGIIELKKFFKHLKMKTSLGEAGIGEENFEVMAEKALAGNITLGRFKKLTKEDIVNILKMSK, from the coding sequence TTGGAAAATTTTAATTTTAAAAACAGCACAAGGCTTATATTTGGAAAAGGTACTCATGAGGAAGCAGGAAAGTACATTAAAAATTACAGTAAAAAAATTCTGCTGCATTATGAGGGGGATGGCAGCCTGATTAAAAAACTTGGTATATATGACAAAGTAGTTAAATCTCTTGAAGATAATGGAATAGAGTATGTAGTATTTGGAGGAGTAGTTCCTAATCCAAGACTATCTTTAGTATATGAAGGAATAGAAATATGCAGAAAAAATAATATAGATTTTATTCTGGCAGTAGGTGGAGGGAGTGTAATAGACTCTGCTAAGGCTATATCTCTTGGTGCAGTATATGAAGGAGATGTATGGGATTTCTTTACAGGAAAAAGTCAGCCTGAAGCCTCTTTAAATGTGGGAGTAGTTCTTACGATACCTGGTTCAGGATCAGAGATGTCAGAAAGTTCCATAATAAGTGATGAAAAAACATCAATGAAATGTGTATGTGATACAGAAAAGAATTTTCCAGTATTTTCAATACTTGACCCACAGGTATGTTTTACAATACCACCTTATCTGATGGGATGTGGAATAACTGATATAATGTCACATCTTATGGAGAGATATTTCAGTCAGACATCAGATACACAACTAAGTGATGCACTTTTAGAAGCAGCAATGAAAATAGTTGTGGAATTTGGACCAAAAGTAATTAAAGAGCCAAGAAATTATAATAATTGTGCACAAATAATGTGGGCAGCCACTATTGCACATAATGGAATGATAGCAGCAGGAAGAGCAGCTGACTGGGCTTCTCATAGAATTGAGCATGAAATAAGTGCTATATATGATATAACTCATGGAGCTGGTATGGCAATAGTATTTCCAGCATGGATGGAATATGTAAAAGATGAAAATATTGAAAGATTTTCAGAGTTTGCAATAAAAGTCTTTGGAATGAAAGCAGATGAAGATAAAGAAAAAACTGCTTTAAGAGGAATAATAGAGCTTAAAAAATTTTTTAAACACCTTAAAATGAAAACATCTCTTGGAGAAGCAGGGATAGGAGAAGAGAATTTTGAAGTCATGGCTGAAAAAGCCTTGGCAGGAAACATAACTCTTGGAAGATTTAAAAAATTAACAAAAGAGGATATTGTGAATATTTTAAAAATGTCGAAATAG
- a CDS encoding DeoR/GlpR family DNA-binding transcription regulator: protein MLAIQRLKEIEKILNEKGSVIISTLSKQFNVSEETIRRDLDKLEKTKVLKRVRGGAYLQSETDKQVPLEIREKIYLEEKHEIANKAIEFIQDGDTLMIDSSTTAVCVAQNINKYEKKVTVITNSIRVVEVFQDSKWVKIVCVGGSFRKRTKSFIGSQAVNQLETLYANKAFVSCTAVNRKFGVTDDSEREAEIRRKMIANSEETFLIVDRTKFDNLESHLICGLEKIEHIITDQKLSNEWEESLKKLKIDIVYI from the coding sequence ATGCTGGCAATTCAAAGATTAAAAGAAATTGAGAAAATCTTAAATGAAAAGGGGAGTGTGATAATAAGCACACTAAGCAAACAATTCAATGTATCTGAAGAAACTATAAGACGTGATTTAGATAAACTTGAGAAAACCAAAGTTTTGAAGAGAGTAAGAGGAGGTGCATACCTTCAGTCAGAAACTGACAAACAGGTTCCTTTAGAAATAAGAGAGAAGATATACCTTGAAGAAAAACATGAGATAGCTAATAAAGCTATTGAATTTATTCAAGATGGAGATACACTGATGATAGACAGTAGTACTACAGCAGTGTGTGTGGCTCAGAACATAAATAAATATGAGAAAAAGGTTACTGTAATAACTAACTCAATAAGAGTAGTGGAAGTATTTCAGGATTCTAAATGGGTAAAAATAGTATGTGTTGGTGGAAGTTTTAGAAAGAGAACCAAATCTTTTATAGGAAGTCAGGCTGTAAACCAGCTGGAAACTCTTTATGCAAATAAAGCATTTGTAAGCTGTACAGCAGTTAATAGAAAATTTGGAGTGACAGATGACAGTGAAAGGGAAGCAGAAATCAGAAGAAAAATGATAGCTAATTCAGAAGAAACATTCTTGATAGTGGATAGAACTAAGTTTGATAATCTAGAATCTCATTTGATTTGCGGATTGGAAAAAATAGAGCATATTATAACAGATCAAAAGTTATCAAACGAATGGGAAGAATCTCTTAAAAAGCTGAAGATAGATATTGTATATATATAA
- the hydA gene encoding dihydropyrimidinase — protein MLLIKNGFIVSEKDTFKADILIENGKIKKIENDLKIKEGYKVIDAEGKYIIPGAIDAHTHFDLQAGTCRAVDDFYTGSIAAACGGTTTIIDHMAFGPKGCNLQHQVDEYHKLAAGKSVIDYSFHGVIQHVNDDIINEMEKIIKEGIPSLKVYMTYDFKLNDAEILQTLKKAKECNGIIAVHAENHDIINYFREKFLLEGKKSPIYHAYSRPEECEAEAINRMIYLSEIAEDAPLYIVHLSTKKGLEEIKRARKKGMKNIFVETCPQYLLLTEQEYSKENNEGLKFIMSPPLRKGSDIEALWEGINNGDIQVIATDHCPFNFRKEKQFGKNDFTKCPNGAPGVEERVKIIFSEGVKKGRISINKFVEVVCTNPAKIYGCYPQKGVLLPGSDADIVVIDANKKSIITHNSLHSVVDYTLYEGREIMGDIELVIQRGEVIVKNNKFIGKKGNGKFLKRKV, from the coding sequence ATGCTGCTAATAAAAAATGGATTTATAGTATCAGAAAAAGATACTTTTAAAGCAGATATACTTATTGAAAACGGAAAAATAAAAAAAATAGAGAATGATTTAAAAATAAAAGAAGGATATAAAGTAATAGATGCAGAAGGGAAATATATAATTCCAGGAGCAATAGATGCTCATACACATTTTGATTTACAGGCTGGGACATGCAGAGCAGTAGATGATTTTTATACTGGGTCAATAGCTGCCGCTTGTGGAGGAACAACAACAATTATTGATCATATGGCTTTTGGACCAAAAGGATGTAATTTGCAGCATCAAGTAGATGAATACCATAAACTTGCTGCTGGAAAATCAGTTATAGATTATTCGTTTCATGGAGTGATACAACATGTAAATGATGATATAATAAATGAAATGGAAAAAATTATAAAAGAAGGTATTCCAAGTTTAAAAGTGTATATGACTTATGACTTTAAGCTGAATGATGCAGAAATATTGCAAACATTAAAAAAAGCTAAAGAATGTAATGGAATAATAGCTGTGCATGCTGAAAATCATGATATAATAAATTATTTTAGAGAAAAATTTCTATTAGAAGGAAAAAAATCTCCTATATATCACGCTTATAGTCGGCCAGAAGAATGTGAAGCAGAAGCTATAAATAGAATGATTTATCTTTCAGAAATAGCTGAAGATGCTCCATTATATATTGTCCATCTTTCTACAAAAAAAGGACTTGAGGAGATAAAAAGAGCGAGAAAGAAAGGAATGAAAAATATTTTTGTTGAAACTTGCCCTCAATATTTATTGTTGACTGAACAAGAATATTCAAAGGAAAATAATGAAGGATTAAAATTCATAATGTCTCCTCCATTGAGAAAAGGTAGTGATATAGAAGCACTTTGGGAAGGAATAAATAATGGAGATATTCAAGTAATTGCAACAGACCATTGTCCATTTAATTTTAGAAAGGAGAAACAATTTGGGAAAAATGATTTTACTAAATGCCCAAATGGAGCTCCAGGAGTGGAGGAAAGAGTCAAAATTATTTTTTCTGAAGGAGTTAAAAAAGGAAGAATCTCAATAAATAAATTTGTAGAGGTAGTATGTACTAATCCAGCCAAAATATATGGTTGTTATCCACAAAAAGGGGTATTGCTTCCTGGATCAGATGCAGATATAGTGGTGATAGATGCAAATAAAAAATCAATTATAACTCATAATAGCCTTCATAGTGTAGTAGATTATACTCTTTACGAAGGAAGAGAAATTATGGGAGATATTGAGCTTGTAATCCAAAGGGGAGAAGTTATAGTAAAAAATAATAAATTTATTGGAAAAAAAGGAAATGGAAAATTTTTAAAAAGAAAAGTATAG
- a CDS encoding cytosine permease — protein sequence MDFNMENIKLRSKELLPTGDKERDMALFDYIILWAGMTINIVAFSLGAQYYNGGKGLSPWVLVVVMLIGYGIVTLFTSLVGDIGTKYGVPFAAYIRAPFGYKGANIAGLIRAIPGLYWFGFLTWVGAGSLNKIMAIIFPGFNNLMLMIIIFAAIQILNTMYGLKAMAKFGWVAIPSLVVMFSAILIGTLNKYNITIPEIMSVETDGGYSFAFAVAGIAGGWLTMALNGSDLTRQIKRRTGYENMNFFQRNRSAIFGQVVGLMLVGVVTMLIGVASGITSGFWDLNDVVPDLFANNNVALVLCFIVIVFAQWSTNTAANLLPPALVLLNFSPKIKYWMSTIICGVISIGIMPWKIQSSGGFLVDIQSWISQMLGPIIGIILADYFIIRKCKLNVKDLYTAGGQYEYWKGINISAIIALFGAFFIGLFFGDYAFFAGSAASVIIYCILMKYITLKKYDQNIGKETLFDISKD from the coding sequence ATGGATTTTAATATGGAAAATATAAAACTTCGAAGTAAAGAATTATTACCGACAGGGGATAAAGAAAGGGATATGGCGCTTTTTGATTATATTATTTTATGGGCAGGGATGACAATTAATATTGTAGCTTTTAGTTTAGGAGCACAATATTATAATGGAGGTAAAGGGTTATCACCTTGGGTCTTGGTGGTAGTCATGTTAATAGGATATGGAATTGTGACTTTGTTTACTTCGTTAGTAGGAGATATAGGAACTAAATATGGTGTTCCTTTTGCAGCATATATCAGAGCTCCTTTTGGATATAAGGGTGCTAATATTGCAGGGTTAATACGTGCAATACCAGGATTGTATTGGTTTGGATTTTTAACTTGGGTAGGAGCAGGATCGCTTAATAAAATAATGGCAATTATTTTTCCAGGTTTTAATAATTTGATGTTAATGATTATAATATTTGCTGCAATTCAAATCTTAAATACAATGTATGGATTAAAAGCAATGGCGAAATTTGGATGGGTAGCGATTCCTTCGCTAGTAGTTATGTTCTCAGCAATTTTAATTGGAACCTTAAATAAGTATAATATTACGATTCCAGAAATTATGTCAGTTGAAACAGATGGAGGTTATTCATTTGCATTTGCAGTAGCAGGAATAGCAGGAGGATGGCTGACTATGGCACTTAATGGTAGTGATTTAACAAGACAAATAAAAAGACGTACAGGGTATGAAAATATGAATTTTTTTCAACGTAATAGAAGTGCTATTTTTGGACAAGTAGTTGGTCTTATGCTAGTAGGAGTAGTTACTATGCTTATTGGAGTAGCGAGTGGGATAACATCAGGATTTTGGGATTTGAATGATGTTGTTCCAGATTTATTTGCCAACAATAATGTTGCTTTAGTTTTATGCTTTATAGTAATTGTGTTTGCACAATGGTCAACAAATACAGCAGCTAATCTTTTGCCACCAGCACTTGTTTTACTAAACTTTTCACCTAAAATAAAATATTGGATGAGTACAATTATTTGTGGTGTTATTTCTATTGGAATCATGCCTTGGAAAATACAAAGTTCAGGAGGATTTTTAGTTGATATCCAAAGTTGGATTTCTCAAATGTTGGGACCTATTATTGGGATTATACTTGCTGATTATTTTATTATAAGAAAATGTAAACTTAATGTAAAAGATTTATATACAGCAGGTGGACAGTATGAATACTGGAAAGGGATTAATATAAGCGCAATTATAGCATTATTTGGAGCGTTTTTTATAGGGTTATTCTTTGGAGATTATGCATTCTTTGCAGGATCAGCAGCTAGTGTAATTATTTATTGTATATTAATGAAATATATAACTTTAAAGAAGTATGATCAAAATATTGGAAAAGAAACTTTATTTGATATATCTAAAGATTAA